A genomic segment from Bos mutus isolate GX-2022 chromosome 14, NWIPB_WYAK_1.1, whole genome shotgun sequence encodes:
- the CA3 gene encoding carbonic anhydrase 3, with protein sequence MAKEWGYADHNGPDHWHELFPNAKGENQSPIELNTKEISHDPSLKPWTASYDPGSAKTILNNGKTCRVVFDDTYDRSMLRGGPLAAPYRLRQFHLHWGSSDDHGSEHSVDGVKYAAELHLVHWNSKYNSYATALKHADGIAVVGVFLKIGREKGEFQLLLDALDKIKTKGKEAPFNNFNPSCLFPACRDYWTYHGSFTTPPCEECIVWLLLKEPITVSSDQIAKLRTLYSSAENEPPVPLVRNWRPPQPIKGRIVKASFK encoded by the exons ATGGCCAAGGAGTGGGGCTACGCCGACCACAATG GTCCTGACCATTGGCATGAACTTTTCCCGAATGCCAAGGGAGAGAACCAGTCGCCCATTGAACTGAACACTAAAGAGATCAGCCACGACCCTTCCCTGAAGCCATGGACAGCATCCTATGACCCAGGCTCTGCCAAGACCATCCTAAATAATGGGAAGACCTGCAGGGTTGTGTTTGATGATACTTATGACAGGTCAA TGCTGAGAGGTGGTCCCCTCGCCGCGCCATACCGGCTCCGCCAGTTCCACCTCCACTGGGGCTCCTCGGACGATCACGGCTCGGAGCACAGCGTGGATGGAGTCAAGTACGCAGCAGAG CTCCATTTGGTTCACTGGAATTCAAAGTATAACAGTTATGCAACTGCTCTGAAGCATGCCGATGGTATAGCTGTGGTTGGGGTTTTTCTGAAG ataGGACGTGAGAAAGGCGAGTTCCAGCTTCTCCTTGATGCACTGGACAAAATTAAGACGAAG GGCAAGGAGGCACCCTTCAACAACTTCAACCCGTCCTGCCTGTTCCCCGCCTGCCGGGACTACTGGACCTACCACGGCTCCTTTACCACGCCGCCCTGCGAGGAGTGCATCGTGTGGCTGCTGCTGAAGGAGCCCATCACGGTCAGCTCCGACCAG ATAGCCAAGCTGCGCACTCTGTACTCCAGCGCGGAGAACGAGCCCCCGGTGCCCCTGGTGAGGAACTGGCGCCCCCCGCAGCCCATCAAGGGCAGGATCGTGAAGGCCTCCTTCAAGTGA